Proteins found in one Mycoplasma sp. 1578d genomic segment:
- a CDS encoding RDD family protein: MYENSGFWRRFICNLFDFLISAVVIFVIFYFLIPTKENFYNNTYYYGSFSLCILWIMIYFILVPIIFNKQTLFQKLFNLKTLDQSGKKINFKTFIIKNLFNGAFWIVILVLFISLIKLSDFNNQDLTNLKSGFWNDIKKNLIAILISYWFLLQFIANISIILNKSRLSIIDKITHTRVVINKYKNIIKNEELKLIPYYSELPHFEYFNDHEREEHEFKEK; the protein is encoded by the coding sequence ATGTATGAAAACTCTGGTTTTTGAAGAAGATTTATTTGTAACTTGTTTGATTTTTTAATTTCAGCAGTAGTTATTTTTGTTATTTTTTATTTTTTAATTCCTACAAAAGAAAATTTTTACAATAACACTTATTATTACGGAAGCTTTTCTCTCTGTATTTTGTGGATAATGATTTATTTTATACTTGTTCCCATAATCTTTAATAAGCAAACTTTATTTCAAAAATTATTTAATCTGAAAACGCTCGATCAATCAGGCAAAAAGATTAATTTTAAAACTTTTATTATTAAAAATTTATTTAATGGTGCCTTTTGAATTGTTATTTTAGTGCTTTTTATTAGCTTAATTAAGCTATCTGATTTTAACAATCAAGATTTAACTAATTTAAAATCAGGATTTTGAAATGACATTAAAAAAAACCTTATTGCAATTTTAATTAGCTATTGATTTTTACTCCAATTTATTGCCAATATTTCGATAATTTTAAATAAAAGTCGTCTAAGCATTATTGATAAAATTACCCACACGCGAGTAGTAATTAATAAATATAAAAATATTATCAAAAATGAAGAACTCAAATTAATTCCTTATTATTCAGAGTTACCACATTTTGAATACTTTAACGATCATGAAAGGGAAGAACATGAATTTAAAGAGAAATAA
- a CDS encoding 5'-3' exonuclease H3TH domain-containing protein — protein sequence MNNKEKMLLIDGNYLMFQSFYATYRGDVNAIMHSSNGTPTNAINLFLLQIIKLIRFFNPEYLFIAFDASAKTQRHLTYPEYKANRTKAPKEIFVQFDIIKQLLSKLNIFHFEINGAEADDLIATASRRFNSDNLQKLIFSRDKDLLQLVNESTSIIDKDFQSSYQLITNENFYQIYNLYPSQIVDFKALKGDPSDNLPGIKGIGDKTAIKLLKQFHSFSGIYQNLDQLRGSLKDKLINNQAQGQMCYDLAQLNFNVAEFEINKDVLKLNIQIEPANSMLKELELNIVTRYLKELF from the coding sequence ATGAATAATAAAGAAAAAATGCTCTTGATTGACGGAAACTATTTAATGTTCCAATCTTTTTACGCTACATATCGTGGAGATGTCAATGCAATTATGCACTCATCAAATGGAACACCCACTAATGCAATTAATTTATTTTTATTACAAATCATTAAATTAATTCGTTTTTTTAACCCTGAATATTTATTTATTGCTTTTGATGCCAGCGCCAAAACCCAAAGACACTTAACTTATCCTGAATATAAAGCCAATCGGACTAAGGCACCAAAAGAAATATTTGTTCAATTTGATATAATCAAACAATTATTGAGCAAATTAAACATTTTCCATTTTGAAATTAACGGAGCTGAAGCCGACGATCTCATTGCTACAGCTTCACGTAGATTTAATTCAGATAACTTACAAAAACTCATTTTTTCACGTGATAAAGACTTGTTGCAACTTGTAAATGAGTCAACTAGTATTATTGATAAGGATTTCCAAAGCAGCTATCAACTTATTACCAATGAAAATTTTTATCAGATTTATAATCTTTATCCTAGTCAAATTGTTGACTTTAAAGCCTTAAAAGGTGATCCGAGCGATAATTTACCCGGAATTAAAGGTATTGGAGATAAAACCGCTATTAAATTACTTAAACAATTCCACTCATTTAGTGGAATTTATCAAAATTTAGATCAACTTAGAGGATCGCTTAAAGATAAATTAATTAATAATCAAGCTCAAGGACAAATGTGTTATGATCTTGCACAATTAAATTTTAATGTTGCTGAATTTGAAATCAACAAAGACGTTCTTAAACTAAATATTCAAATTGAGCCAGCAAATTCAATGCTTAAAGAACTCGAATTGAATATAGTAACTAGATATCTTAAGGAGTTATTTTAA
- the dnaE gene encoding DNA polymerase III subunit alpha — MKHPIILHTNTEYSFLSSTIKINELFELILQNKSPYLTLTDKENFFALPMFLDFAQKHNLKLIAGIELTLENDKNILVYAKNYQGYVFINELILMRSENISVSLSQLNNPNILLINHPTNGFEPNEIEQALDNFYFNSKQIVGNFKTVYAPLKKVLYQNENEILHILNQIAQKNQALEEIEYTDYFDSNEFNNVDPQVLEHMQNFVNLIEPFTISNEIKLASFENPKQLLLEKLNKNKYVQLIKRHGKDVIDQRINYELDTIEKLNFINYFLVIKDVLDFAASQKIEVGPGRGSSSGSIIAFLLDITNVNPIEYGLLFERFLNVARVSLPDIDIDIQDDRRNELLEYIAHRFGKDKCALISTFQTLALKSSLRDVARVLKISLPEIDKICDSLSKFDVSLDVAYERNAKYKMLVDKHEKLHQYARKIEGMPRQSGIHAAGVIISDRPLTQVVPVRHSSAPLNQVEFEMNNLEQYGLIKIDFLGLKNLTVINQIESQISEQYRFDQVINLNFNPYNDRLTFDLINSLNTDGIFQLESPGMKSVIKKVQVDTFEDIYAIISLFRPGPKDFIPIYADVKFDNKKIESIHPMYDLIVAPTYGIIVYQEQIMQIAQQVAKMSFIEADLMRRAISKKNAHDLSKYSEIFYQKGIQNNIDKSVIEQIYNQILKFALYGFNKAHAVAYSFITYKLAFYKARYPEIFYKVIIDNATGDLGAIKSSAVQALKQNIIVHSPHINHALFKSEIIFKNVQNSKSQIYLPLLIIKGIGPSAVAKIAQELKRGGKIDNFFTGILRLKISGVGDAVIETLIKANVFRDFGNVVELINALPAINNGAKIFKDLYSKSDESLETKLEKFFQSTGFDQKQIQSFDLDLNLEIKLEKELLGSVFNVYPTKKYEREIRLEDLKENQNNFFYVFLENVNKNQKGQVRAKVSDSSGAISAFIFEHSAQDLIDFPQPRVILVSLYLSAKGYYSIKSWEEVKHE, encoded by the coding sequence ATGAAACATCCAATTATTTTGCACACTAATACTGAATATTCTTTTTTATCATCAACTATTAAGATTAATGAACTTTTTGAGCTTATTTTACAAAACAAAAGTCCATACTTAACCCTGACTGATAAAGAAAATTTCTTTGCATTACCCATGTTTTTAGATTTTGCTCAAAAACACAATCTCAAACTCATTGCAGGAATTGAATTAACTTTAGAAAATGATAAGAACATTTTAGTTTATGCTAAAAATTATCAAGGATACGTGTTTATTAATGAGCTAATCTTAATGCGTTCAGAAAATATCAGTGTTTCACTTTCGCAATTAAATAATCCCAATATTTTATTAATTAACCATCCAACAAATGGATTTGAGCCAAATGAAATTGAGCAAGCCCTTGATAATTTTTACTTTAATTCCAAACAAATAGTAGGCAATTTTAAAACTGTTTATGCCCCATTGAAAAAAGTGTTATACCAAAACGAAAATGAAATTCTTCACATTCTCAACCAAATTGCTCAGAAAAATCAAGCTCTAGAGGAAATTGAATACACTGATTATTTCGATAGTAATGAATTTAACAATGTTGATCCGCAAGTTTTAGAGCACATGCAAAATTTTGTTAATTTAATTGAACCGTTTACTATTTCTAACGAAATTAAACTAGCTTCCTTTGAAAATCCTAAGCAATTGTTGCTTGAAAAATTGAACAAAAACAAATATGTGCAATTAATTAAACGACATGGCAAAGATGTTATTGACCAGAGAATTAATTATGAATTAGACACAATTGAAAAACTTAATTTTATTAATTATTTTTTAGTGATTAAGGATGTTCTTGATTTTGCTGCTAGTCAAAAAATTGAAGTTGGCCCAGGAAGAGGTTCATCTTCAGGTTCAATTATTGCATTTTTACTTGATATTACTAATGTTAACCCAATTGAGTACGGTCTTTTGTTTGAGCGTTTTTTAAATGTAGCTCGAGTATCGCTTCCAGATATTGACATAGATATTCAGGACGATCGTAGAAACGAATTACTTGAGTATATTGCCCATCGTTTCGGAAAAGATAAATGTGCACTAATTTCAACTTTTCAAACATTAGCATTAAAATCATCGCTTCGTGATGTAGCTCGTGTCTTAAAAATTTCGCTCCCTGAAATTGATAAAATTTGTGATTCATTAAGCAAATTTGATGTCTCGCTTGATGTTGCTTATGAGCGAAACGCTAAATATAAAATGCTTGTTGATAAGCACGAAAAATTACACCAATATGCTCGTAAAATCGAAGGAATGCCGCGTCAAAGTGGAATTCATGCTGCCGGTGTAATTATTTCTGATCGCCCTTTAACCCAAGTTGTTCCTGTTCGTCATTCATCAGCTCCATTAAATCAAGTTGAGTTTGAAATGAATAATTTAGAACAATACGGATTAATTAAGATTGATTTTTTAGGACTAAAAAATCTTACTGTGATTAATCAGATTGAAAGTCAAATTAGTGAACAATATCGCTTTGATCAAGTGATTAATTTAAATTTTAATCCATACAATGATCGTTTAACTTTTGATTTAATTAACTCACTTAATACTGACGGGATTTTTCAACTCGAATCTCCAGGGATGAAAAGTGTAATTAAAAAAGTCCAAGTGGACACCTTTGAAGATATTTATGCTATTATTTCACTCTTTAGACCTGGTCCTAAGGATTTTATTCCAATTTATGCTGATGTAAAATTTGATAATAAGAAAATTGAATCTATTCATCCAATGTATGATTTAATTGTCGCACCAACATATGGAATTATTGTTTATCAGGAGCAAATTATGCAAATTGCTCAACAAGTGGCCAAAATGAGTTTTATTGAAGCTGACTTAATGCGTAGAGCAATTTCGAAAAAGAATGCTCACGATTTAAGCAAGTATTCAGAAATTTTTTATCAAAAAGGAATTCAAAATAATATTGATAAAAGCGTCATTGAACAAATTTATAATCAAATTTTAAAATTTGCTTTATATGGATTTAATAAAGCTCACGCAGTAGCTTATTCGTTTATTACTTATAAATTAGCATTTTATAAGGCTCGCTATCCAGAAATTTTTTATAAAGTGATCATTGATAATGCCACAGGGGATTTAGGAGCCATCAAAAGTAGTGCTGTTCAAGCATTAAAACAAAATATTATCGTCCATTCCCCACATATTAATCATGCTTTATTTAAAAGCGAAATTATTTTCAAAAATGTGCAAAATAGTAAATCACAAATTTATTTACCACTTTTAATAATCAAAGGAATTGGACCAAGTGCAGTAGCTAAAATTGCACAAGAACTCAAACGTGGTGGTAAGATTGATAACTTTTTCACAGGAATTTTAAGATTAAAAATCTCAGGTGTAGGTGATGCGGTCATTGAAACATTAATTAAGGCAAATGTGTTCCGTGATTTTGGGAATGTAGTTGAGTTAATCAATGCACTGCCTGCCATTAATAATGGAGCTAAGATTTTTAAAGATCTTTATTCTAAATCTGATGAATCATTGGAAACTAAATTAGAGAAATTTTTTCAAAGTACTGGTTTTGATCAAAAACAAATTCAATCGTTTGATTTAGACTTAAACCTTGAAATTAAGCTTGAAAAAGAATTACTCGGATCAGTATTTAATGTTTATCCAACTAAAAAATACGAACGAGAAATTCGCCTTGAAGATTTAAAAGAAAATCAAAACAATTTCTTTTATGTCTTTTTAGAAAATGTTAATAAAAACCAAAAAGGACAAGTTAGAGCTAAAGTATCAGATTCTTCAGGAGCAATTTCAGCCTTTATTTTTGAACATTCAGCTCAAGATTTAATTGATTTTCCTCAACCAAGAGTTATTTTAGTGAGTTTATATTTATCTGCTAAAGGATATTATTCAATTAAAAGTTGAGAGGAAGTAAAACATGAATAA
- a CDS encoding dephospho-CoA kinase has translation MIVISGKICSGKTTFLNQLENCGYKVFNCDQFVDQLYQNAEFIAQIQDSDLKMIVLNNQINKQEIVRLIKNNYPLFKKLEKKIHQIIYDHLNINKYDYVEVPVLKSEHVNFATIFSQIIVLNLDKDIRKTFCTKRKVSAEKFTLLDQINDLTFLQNHPFRLIEKIWLNSSQEIEKYLQNLPKKS, from the coding sequence ATGATTGTGATTAGTGGAAAAATTTGTTCAGGTAAAACTACATTTTTAAATCAACTTGAAAATTGCGGCTATAAAGTATTTAATTGCGATCAATTTGTTGATCAACTTTATCAAAATGCTGAATTTATTGCTCAAATTCAAGATTCAGATTTAAAAATGATTGTTCTAAATAACCAAATTAACAAACAAGAGATCGTTAGGTTAATTAAAAACAATTATCCACTATTTAAGAAATTAGAAAAAAAAATTCATCAAATAATTTATGATCATTTAAATATCAACAAGTATGATTATGTTGAAGTTCCTGTTTTAAAAAGTGAACATGTTAATTTTGCAACTATTTTTAGCCAAATAATTGTGCTCAATTTAGATAAAGATATAAGAAAAACTTTTTGTACAAAACGCAAGGTTAGTGCAGAAAAATTCACTTTATTAGACCAAATAAATGATTTAACTTTTTTACAAAACCACCCATTTAGATTAATTGAAAAAATTTGATTAAATAGTTCCCAAGAAATAGAAAAATATTTACAAAATTTACCCAAAAAAAGCTAA
- a CDS encoding glycosyltransferase produces MRLSIISLVSETPKDVDSFLRALTLQEKQDFEVILCINKKSKSKQIFDVIQKYQNFFKNRIIVLFNSKTKSYQFNLLKAFGVLSGDYACVINSDGPLKRHYIDRLIEQIELHNADVIELKPRIIGSVLWKPQARFKTDEIVHITSNKYALTYSFPFIFNKIFKRTLVQKILNYQSISKSDSKLCVEINYILMLSASTYIYIDQRILKEYYGANILLSTKNEIKSFKQIRSFAQEKQLNLELELIYAQFYYLKIIMYGLLNATTFAYRNFKSKEQIQQTRSSLIVQKHEQELTKLENSTEFKEFEKENTYMLKSSIETQMLKTSIRKLKQIKTKILSELE; encoded by the coding sequence ATGAGATTATCAATTATCTCGCTTGTGAGCGAAACACCAAAAGATGTTGATTCGTTTTTACGTGCATTAACTCTGCAAGAAAAACAGGATTTTGAAGTAATTTTGTGTATTAATAAAAAATCAAAAAGCAAACAAATTTTTGATGTCATTCAGAAATACCAAAATTTTTTTAAAAATCGTATTATTGTCCTTTTTAACAGCAAAACTAAATCGTATCAGTTTAACCTACTTAAAGCATTTGGGGTTTTAAGTGGAGATTACGCGTGTGTTATTAACTCTGATGGACCATTGAAACGTCATTATATTGATCGTTTAATAGAACAAATTGAACTCCACAACGCAGACGTAATTGAACTTAAACCTCGAATTATTGGTTCTGTTTTATGAAAACCACAAGCTAGATTTAAGACTGATGAAATTGTTCATATTACAAGCAATAAATATGCTCTTACTTATTCGTTCCCTTTTATTTTTAATAAGATCTTTAAAAGAACTTTAGTTCAAAAAATTCTCAATTATCAATCAATTAGCAAAAGTGATTCCAAATTGTGTGTAGAAATTAACTATATTTTGATGTTAAGTGCAAGCACTTATATTTACATTGATCAGCGGATTTTAAAAGAATATTATGGTGCGAATATTTTATTAAGCACAAAAAATGAGATCAAAAGTTTTAAACAAATTCGTTCTTTTGCTCAAGAAAAACAACTTAATCTTGAACTTGAATTAATTTATGCTCAATTTTATTATTTAAAAATTATTATGTATGGACTTTTAAATGCAACTACTTTTGCATATCGTAACTTTAAGTCCAAAGAACAAATTCAACAAACTCGAAGTTCATTAATTGTTCAAAAACACGAACAAGAACTAACTAAATTAGAAAATAGCACTGAATTTAAAGAATTTGAAAAAGAAAACACCTACATGCTTAAATCTTCAATTGAAACACAAATGCTTAAAACTTCAATACGCAAGTTAAAACAAATTAAAACTAAAATATTGAGTGAGCTAGAATAA
- a CDS encoding ATP-dependent helicase: MNLKRNNVLADLNDFQREAVEYFDTNLRIIAGAGSGKTKVLTRKVTYLINDLGISSSNILAVTFTNKACNEMKERISKYLYNDSDLKIYTFHSLCSNILRKFIHLLGYNNNFLILDEVDKNQILVSLYKRFEITTQVVSYKNMIQYISWAKNKNYDIYQFAEILNLKLDDPIVKVYQGYLDELALKGALDFDDLIIQAHKLLTNHSDVAQFYKKQFSYILIDEFQDTSKMQYDIIKKIVGDGTHLTIVGDPDQTIYNWRGAEVNLILDFEKEYPNSKTVVLDLNYRSTKKILDAANKLIQHNQIRYNKNLITQNTDGDDIEFYHGFSVEAEARWVVQKINELKKQKNQLKNIAILYRANYYSRPFEEALIQENINHKIFNGVKFFQRSEIKDVIAFLRVIFDGSDIALERIINVPVRGIGDTTLSKIKEYALERGESMFNIIVKDIKHLPIPGKIIKNKLFPFFKLILTAQKKINLRKISETINWFLSEIKYYEHIENNKNIRGSALDNVNELIESIKNWEQNNPQGTLGDYLNMVSLLSAADEGDNSNNYVSLMTIHSAKGLEFDNVFVVGLTEGIFPSIKVINNQEKAISYLNSEDSPIEEERRLAYVAITRARKNLFISDSRGHLVGSDTPKSPSRFIKEMGINLDEIILHKNFDINYLNSESDKKKQNKVIVGDIISHVTFGEGEVLEVKGSEIVVRFIKDKKQKTLNKDHPAIQVISS, from the coding sequence ATGAATTTAAAGAGAAATAATGTATTAGCCGATTTAAATGATTTTCAACGTGAAGCCGTTGAGTATTTTGATACAAACTTAAGAATTATTGCTGGTGCCGGAAGTGGTAAAACTAAGGTTTTAACTCGTAAAGTAACTTATCTAATTAATGATCTTGGAATTTCGTCAAGCAATATTTTAGCTGTGACCTTTACCAATAAAGCTTGCAATGAAATGAAAGAAAGAATTAGTAAGTATCTTTATAATGATTCAGATTTAAAAATTTACACTTTTCATTCATTATGTAGCAATATTTTGCGTAAATTTATCCACTTACTCGGTTATAACAACAACTTTTTAATTCTTGATGAAGTTGATAAAAATCAAATTTTAGTCTCTTTATATAAACGGTTTGAAATTACTACTCAAGTAGTGAGTTATAAAAATATGATTCAATACATTTCGTGGGCTAAAAACAAAAATTATGATATTTATCAATTTGCTGAAATTTTAAATTTAAAACTTGATGACCCTATTGTTAAGGTTTATCAAGGATATTTAGATGAATTAGCCCTTAAGGGAGCCTTAGATTTTGATGATTTAATTATTCAAGCCCACAAATTGCTAACTAATCATTCAGATGTAGCTCAATTTTATAAAAAACAATTTTCATATATTCTAATTGATGAGTTTCAAGATACTTCAAAAATGCAATATGACATTATTAAAAAAATTGTTGGAGACGGAACTCATTTAACAATTGTTGGTGATCCCGATCAAACTATTTATAACTGACGTGGCGCTGAAGTTAATTTAATTTTAGACTTTGAAAAAGAATATCCAAATAGCAAAACCGTTGTTTTAGATCTTAATTATCGTTCAACTAAAAAAATTCTTGACGCAGCCAATAAACTGATTCAACACAACCAAATTCGGTACAATAAAAACTTAATTACACAAAATACCGATGGAGATGATATTGAGTTTTATCATGGATTTAGTGTTGAAGCCGAAGCTCGCTGAGTAGTACAAAAAATTAATGAGCTTAAAAAACAAAAGAATCAACTTAAAAATATAGCTATTTTATATCGTGCTAATTATTATTCAAGACCATTTGAAGAAGCATTAATTCAAGAAAATATTAATCACAAAATTTTTAATGGAGTCAAATTCTTCCAACGAAGTGAAATTAAAGATGTTATAGCCTTTTTAAGAGTTATTTTTGATGGTTCAGATATAGCTCTTGAGAGAATTATTAATGTTCCGGTTCGTGGCATTGGCGATACTACATTGAGCAAAATTAAGGAATATGCTCTTGAACGAGGCGAGTCAATGTTTAACATTATTGTTAAAGATATCAAACATCTTCCAATTCCGGGGAAAATTATTAAAAATAAACTCTTTCCATTCTTTAAGCTCATTTTAACAGCACAAAAGAAAATAAATCTCAGAAAAATTAGTGAAACAATTAATTGATTTTTAAGTGAAATTAAATACTATGAACATATTGAAAACAATAAAAACATTCGCGGATCAGCGCTAGATAATGTTAATGAACTAATCGAGTCAATTAAAAACTGAGAACAAAACAATCCGCAAGGCACATTAGGAGATTATTTAAACATGGTTTCGCTTTTATCAGCTGCTGATGAAGGAGATAATAGCAATAATTATGTTTCTTTGATGACTATTCACTCAGCCAAAGGTCTTGAGTTTGACAATGTTTTTGTGGTTGGACTTACTGAAGGAATTTTCCCAAGTATTAAGGTAATTAATAATCAAGAAAAAGCTATTAGCTATCTTAACAGTGAGGATTCACCAATTGAAGAAGAAAGACGTTTAGCTTATGTTGCCATCACCCGAGCTAGAAAAAACTTGTTTATTAGTGATTCACGTGGACATTTAGTCGGGAGCGATACCCCCAAGTCTCCTTCTCGTTTCATTAAAGAAATGGGAATTAATTTAGATGAAATTATTTTGCACAAGAATTTTGATATTAATTATTTGAATTCTGAATCAGACAAGAAAAAGCAAAATAAAGTCATTGTCGGAGATATTATTTCACATGTTACTTTCGGGGAGGGAGAAGTGCTTGAAGTTAAGGGCTCTGAAATTGTAGTGCGTTTTATTAAAGATAAAAAACAAAAAACACTCAATAAAGATCACCCTGCAATTCAAGTTATTTCATCATAA
- a CDS encoding MHO_4530 family protein, which translates to MYFNSNFLDFLNKKAANELQTYLNLSPEFQNDLIIQFDQNQEMINALDLTLFEKLVLRLDKFFNYKTVYSLKITAKNDGFFRCSIIWNRNRVYKRKNATQLINNQKKINNIIQKKIILAFALKPYFYINEIQPLEIISIYKHFGIPYKKSYINIQDGFIYFVFNKKSHSSYLSLLKSVKQLNKNFLATKYFLGATLFIIEQAYNPQSSNIDLLNKIRYSLFNILNDHENASNYVDLNPSVFLTDEFKDFIFHYNEYIKLNTNEEFKIKEYKIKVYKSQRDSILSVKEVDFDDFNNKYLQIFRKVPYLNYMFENSWYQNIKNTLNESNPRIAISSNMVKISQEVFLKSPIVDSATSPTYLVYAYKNLFDYEKLRKKIKSNYQFNIPTALYVNRIDKPLFNVINYTKLKVIVISEEISSRLNETDIFYDCINVVYLAQKNGIKIVYESPQLNLDPLIVDKAQIKAYYK; encoded by the coding sequence ATATATTTCAATTCAAACTTTTTAGATTTTTTAAACAAAAAAGCTGCTAATGAATTGCAAACTTATTTAAATTTAAGTCCTGAATTTCAAAACGATTTAATTATTCAATTTGATCAAAATCAAGAAATGATTAATGCTCTTGATTTAACTTTATTTGAAAAATTAGTTCTGCGTTTAGATAAATTTTTTAACTATAAAACAGTTTATTCACTTAAAATTACTGCTAAAAATGACGGATTTTTTCGTTGCTCAATTATCTGAAACCGGAATCGTGTTTATAAACGAAAAAATGCTACTCAATTAATTAATAATCAAAAAAAGATTAATAACATTATACAAAAGAAAATAATTTTAGCTTTTGCTTTAAAACCATATTTTTATATTAACGAAATCCAGCCACTTGAAATTATTTCTATTTATAAGCATTTTGGAATTCCTTACAAAAAATCTTATATTAATATTCAAGATGGATTTATTTACTTTGTCTTTAACAAAAAGAGCCATTCATCATATTTATCACTTTTAAAGAGTGTAAAGCAGTTAAACAAAAACTTTTTAGCCACTAAATATTTTCTTGGTGCAACCTTATTTATTATCGAACAAGCTTACAATCCTCAAAGTAGTAATATTGATTTATTAAATAAAATTCGTTATTCGCTTTTTAACATTCTTAATGATCACGAAAATGCTTCAAATTATGTTGATTTAAATCCTTCAGTCTTTTTAACCGATGAATTTAAGGATTTTATTTTTCATTATAATGAGTATATTAAACTTAATACTAACGAAGAGTTTAAAATCAAAGAATACAAAATTAAGGTATACAAAAGTCAACGTGATTCAATTTTATCAGTGAAAGAAGTTGATTTTGATGATTTTAATAATAAATATTTACAAATTTTTCGAAAAGTTCCTTATTTAAACTATATGTTTGAAAATTCGTGATATCAAAATATTAAAAACACACTAAACGAAAGTAATCCTAGAATTGCAATTAGCTCTAATATGGTTAAAATTTCGCAAGAAGTTTTTCTAAAATCACCAATTGTGGATTCGGCCACTTCACCAACATACTTAGTGTATGCATATAAAAATTTATTTGACTATGAAAAATTAAGAAAAAAAATCAAATCAAACTATCAATTCAACATTCCGACAGCTTTATATGTTAATCGTATTGATAAACCTTTATTTAATGTTATTAATTACACTAAACTTAAAGTGATTGTCATTAGTGAAGAAATTTCATCTCGATTAAATGAAACTGATATTTTTTATGATTGCATTAATGTTGTTTATTTGGCTCAAAAAAACGGAATTAAAATAGTTTATGAAAGCCCACAATTAAATTTAGATCCATTAATTGTGGATAAAGCTCAAATTAAAGCATATTACAAATAA